The following DNA comes from Bacteroidota bacterium.
TTGCGCGCACAGAAGCGATAGCTACCCGGGCCAGTACGCGCTACCTCTACGCCCAGCATCTCCAGGATCTGGATGAGTTTCAGCACGTCGCTGATCTCCGGGATGTTATGTACCGTTACCGGCTCTTCTGTCAGCAGTACGGCACACAGGATCTGCAGGGCTTCATTCTTGGCCCCCTGTGGGCTGATCTCGCCCCGAAGGCTTACACCGCCTTCCACTTCGAAATATTGCATAGCAGCTATCGCCTATCGTTTAGTAGCCCAAAGATATTGGGTTTTTGTCCATGGCGGGTGTTTGGGTTGTGCACAGCCGCCCATGCCCGATTTGCGGTTACTACCTGCCAGCAGGGTATAGGGGGGGGGGAGCCAGGCGGCTAGCGCATAGGGCGCTTGCGCTTCTTCCGGGTGCCCAGGCTCATGCTACCTCCGGCACTACTGCCAGTGCTACGGCTTTTCGTACTCTTCTTTCTGGCCTTTTTCAGGTGGCTCATGTTGCTGGAGTTGCTGATGTTCAGGCGGTTGGGTAGTAGTCCGTTGCGCAGCTGTATCTTCTCTGGCTCTAGTACCAGGCTGCCCTTGCTCAGCTCGCGCAGGTGGTCCATTACCACCTTGTCTGTGGGCTGGGTGCCGGCGTGCACCTGCATGCTGTGCTTCATGTAGTTGGCTATCTGTTCTACATAGGCTTGCTTGGCTTCGCTCTCCTCCATGGCCTGCGCCTGCTGCATCATCATTTCGATGTTCTTTCCATACTGCCGGTAGCGTGCGCGGTGGGGGTAATAGCCCACCTTTTTGCCAGGGTCGGTGGCGGCATTGGTGGGTGGTGCTGTGGGTAGGGGGTAGGGGGCATCTACGTCTAGCTGATACTGGCATAGCTGCTGTAGCTGTTCCCACAGCTTTTGTTCATAGTTCTCCATCTCGCGTGCTTCGGGCACAATGATGGACATGGTGCGTACTGTCTGCCGGGCCATGCGGGTGCGTTTTTCCCGGTCGGGTTCAGCCAGGATCAGGTTTGCCATCTGCTGTACGGACCGGCCGTATTCGCGCAGCCTTAGCCACTCGCCGGAGGTATTGTATTCCATTTCGTGTAGTTGGTACTTGTTTTGCACAGGCGCGTTGGCCTATTCCCTGGTTTTTCTTGTCTGACAGGTGTGTGGGGGCGAATGGCGGGGCAAGCACCTTGCGTCCTCGTCCCTCCGTTCCATCAGGCACTGGGGGGTGCTGTCCAGTTACAGTCTCCCTTGGTATCGGGTGTCCCTTTTGTTCGGTCTTTAGTGTACCCGTTTCTGTTGCAAAAATACAGAAAAGCAGCCGTAAAACACCTAGGCCTGCACCTGCTGGCCAAAAATAACAGCCAGCTTGTCCAGTGTATAGTCTATTTCTTGCAGGGTAGTTTGGGGGCCAAAGGAGAAGCGAACCGTGTTTGCCATACGCGCGGGGCTGTGCCCCAGGGCATGCAGTACATGGCTGGGGTGCACACTGCCACTGGTGCAGGCGCTGCCGCCGCTGGCAGATATCTGGTAGATATCCAGGTTCATGAGTAGCATGCTTTCGCTGTCGTCTCCGGGGAAGGCTACGCTTAGCACCGTAGGCAGCGATTGGGTCGGCTCTATCACACCATTGAAGGCTACACCAGGTATGCGTGCCCGCAGGCCCTGGATCATGTGGTTTTTCAGGGCCTGGATGTGCGCCATATGCCGGGTCATGTTTGCC
Coding sequences within:
- a CDS encoding DUF4290 domain-containing protein, producing MEYNTSGEWLRLREYGRSVQQMANLILAEPDREKRTRMARQTVRTMSIIVPEAREMENYEQKLWEQLQQLCQYQLDVDAPYPLPTAPPTNAATDPGKKVGYYPHRARYRQYGKNIEMMMQQAQAMEESEAKQAYVEQIANYMKHSMQVHAGTQPTDKVVMDHLRELSKGSLVLEPEKIQLRNGLLPNRLNISNSSNMSHLKKARKKSTKSRSTGSSAGGSMSLGTRKKRKRPMR